One region of Citrus sinensis cultivar Valencia sweet orange chromosome 6, DVS_A1.0, whole genome shotgun sequence genomic DNA includes:
- the LOC102618540 gene encoding senescence-associated protein AAF, chlorolplastic isoform X1, with protein MALTASRVSNGPVVSKEIITSRSHGIVYSFTKTAVQHKLCPAIQGIELQQVSDGHLSAQKMSFSNDGLSSLSRKPISFVSRRSSILCFSNGTRNAEAKECIRPYGDSSDVSSMQVAEDEDEHPVMPGRTIHSSQVLAEACKFVYNDAKFVNERARNDIVLLSRSIMRLDARARQDMAILGSEFLKLNARAREDTEKIDRDVKQKAECLHHIATILKDKAESRLKHAADKHWSDGALEADLRRADFRAKQRAMEDALMALEFLKNIHDMMVRKMYKFPLRREKISLSDPEMMGCIMLEKNGKTLDFFPGEVSTDRITAIQEAYWSMASALSEADGIDYTDPEELELLVTTLIGLDAMDGKSSVSLLAECSSSPDVNTRQALANALAAAPSMWTLGNAGMGALQRLAKDSNPAIAAAASKTIFELKKQWEIEEGDSWRFMMNPKPAEGEETEEANDDADTN; from the exons ATGGCACTTACTGCAAGCAGGGTTTCAAATGGACCTGTTGTTTCGAAGGAGATAATTACCTCTAGATCACATGGAATTGTATATTCTTTTACCAAGACGGCAGTGCAACATAAACTATGTCCTGCTATTCAAGGAATTGAGCTTCAGCAAGTAAGCGATGGACATCTTTCTGCACAAAAAATGAGCTTTTCCAATGACGGTTTGTCTAGCTTATCTCGGAAGCCTATTAGCTTTGTCTCTAGAAGGTCTTCGATTTTATGCTTCTCAAATGGAACACGTAATGCTGAAGCAAAAGAATGCATTAGACCTTATGGCGATAGCTCTGATGTGTCAAG TATGCAAGTTgcagaagatgaagatgagcaTCCAGTCATGCCTGGGAGAACTATTCACTCAAGTCAGGTTTTAGCTGAAGCTTGCAAATTTGTGTACAACGATGCAAAATTTGTTAATGAAAGGGCCCGAAATGACATTGTCTTGCTTTCTCG AAGCATTATGAGGTTGGATGCTCGCGCACGTCAAGACATGGCTATTCTTGGGTCTGAGTTTCTTAAGCTTAATG CTCGGGCAAGAGAAGATACAGAGAAAATTGACCGCGATGTGAAGCAAAAGGCCGAATGTCTTCATCATATAGCTACT ATCTTGAAAGATAAAGCCGAGTCTAGATTGAAGCATGCTGCTGATAAGCACTGGAGTGACGGGGCCTTGGAG GCTGATCTGCGCCGTGCTGACTTCCGTGCCAAGCAACGTGCAATGGAAGATGCCCTGATGGCATTGGAG TTTCTCAAAAATATCCATGACATGATGGTGAGAAAGATGTACAAATT CCCTCTGCGTAGGGAAAAGATTTCTCTATCAGATCCTGAGATGATGGGATGTATAATGCTTGAGAAAAATGGGAAAACACTTGATTTCTTCCCCGGGGAAGTGTCTACCGATCGTATTACTGCTATTCAG GAAGCTTATTGGAGTATGGCATCTGCCCTTTCTGAAGCAGACGGAATTGACTATACTGATCCCGAAGAG CTTGAGTTGTTGGTCACAACTCTTATAGGTCTTGATGCAATGGATGGAAAAAGTAGTGTATCACTATTGGCAGAGTGTTCAAGTTCTCCTGATGTGAACACTAG ACAAGCATTGGCAAATGCATTAGCAGCTGCTCCGTCCATGTGGACTCTTGGAAATGCTGGCATGGGGGCATTGCAG AGACTGGCTAAAGATAGCAACCCTGCAATTGCTGCCGCAGCTTCCAAAACAATttttgaactgaagaagcagtGGGAAATAGAGGAAGGAGATAGCTGGAGGTTTATGATGAATCCAAAGCCAGCTGAGGGAGAAGAAACTGAAGAAGCCAATGACGATGCTGATACAAACTGA
- the LOC102618540 gene encoding senescence-associated protein AAF, chlorolplastic isoform X2 — translation MQNLQHLSIMRLDARARQDMAILGSEFLKLNARAREDTEKIDRDVKQKAECLHHIATILKDKAESRLKHAADKHWSDGALEADLRRADFRAKQRAMEDALMALEFLKNIHDMMVRKMYKFPLRREKISLSDPEMMGCIMLEKNGKTLDFFPGEVSTDRITAIQEAYWSMASALSEADGIDYTDPEELELLVTTLIGLDAMDGKSSVSLLAECSSSPDVNTRQALANALAAAPSMWTLGNAGMGALQRLAKDSNPAIAAAASKTIFELKKQWEIEEGDSWRFMMNPKPAEGEETEEANDDADTN, via the exons ATGCAAAATCTGCAGCATCT AAGCATTATGAGGTTGGATGCTCGCGCACGTCAAGACATGGCTATTCTTGGGTCTGAGTTTCTTAAGCTTAATG CTCGGGCAAGAGAAGATACAGAGAAAATTGACCGCGATGTGAAGCAAAAGGCCGAATGTCTTCATCATATAGCTACT ATCTTGAAAGATAAAGCCGAGTCTAGATTGAAGCATGCTGCTGATAAGCACTGGAGTGACGGGGCCTTGGAG GCTGATCTGCGCCGTGCTGACTTCCGTGCCAAGCAACGTGCAATGGAAGATGCCCTGATGGCATTGGAG TTTCTCAAAAATATCCATGACATGATGGTGAGAAAGATGTACAAATT CCCTCTGCGTAGGGAAAAGATTTCTCTATCAGATCCTGAGATGATGGGATGTATAATGCTTGAGAAAAATGGGAAAACACTTGATTTCTTCCCCGGGGAAGTGTCTACCGATCGTATTACTGCTATTCAG GAAGCTTATTGGAGTATGGCATCTGCCCTTTCTGAAGCAGACGGAATTGACTATACTGATCCCGAAGAG CTTGAGTTGTTGGTCACAACTCTTATAGGTCTTGATGCAATGGATGGAAAAAGTAGTGTATCACTATTGGCAGAGTGTTCAAGTTCTCCTGATGTGAACACTAG ACAAGCATTGGCAAATGCATTAGCAGCTGCTCCGTCCATGTGGACTCTTGGAAATGCTGGCATGGGGGCATTGCAG AGACTGGCTAAAGATAGCAACCCTGCAATTGCTGCCGCAGCTTCCAAAACAATttttgaactgaagaagcagtGGGAAATAGAGGAAGGAGATAGCTGGAGGTTTATGATGAATCCAAAGCCAGCTGAGGGAGAAGAAACTGAAGAAGCCAATGACGATGCTGATACAAACTGA
- the LOC102617976 gene encoding uncharacterized protein LOC102617976: MDENSALIEQILREDELEYRGLSRSYNKDEEWQTVSYKKRHSKQPNSDNSLPDRRPDDGATTSDVFRAIEEHSEERRRRMSVPQVATPVTGEGSKRHSDEDDDSDAEVSAAVVEVKKVKQKKPKKPKVTVSEAAARIDAGDLGAFLVDITGSYEKQEDIQLMRFADYFGRAFASVSSSQFPWLKTFRESTVAKMVDIPLSHVPEDVYKMSVDWLNQRSFDALGSFVLWSLDSILADLASHQGTGKSSKKVVQQASSKSQVAIFVVLAMVLRRKPDVLISLLPIMRENPKYQGQDKLPVTAWIIAQTAQGDLAVGLYMWVRVLLPMLSAKSSCNPQARDLILQLVERILSFPKARTILINGAVKKGERLVPPSALEVLMRVTFPAPSLRIKATERFEAIYPILKEVALAGSSGSKAMKQVAQHILTIAIKAAGEGIPDLSREASDIFIWALTQNPECYKQWDMLYLDNLEASIVVLRKLSDEWKEHSVKDPKGDRLRETLSSFKQKNEKELKKAEDATRIALLKDADKRRKLILRKLSQGRGCMKHMVIVSAAVAVGAVVVSQNMQSWDMKKVLEIFN; this comes from the exons ATGGACGAGAATTCAGCTCTTATCGAGCAAATTCTGAGGGAGGATGAGTTAGAGTATAGAGGATTGAGTAGAAGTTACAATAAGGATGAGGAGTGGCAAACGGTGTCGTATAAGAAAAGGCACTCGAAGCAGCCGAATTCCGATAATTCTTTGCCCGATCGCCGACCTGACGACGGCGCCACCACCTCCGACGTGTTCCGGGCCATCGAGGAGCACTCGGAGGAGCGGCGTCGTCGAATGTCGGTGCCTCAGGTGGCTACACCCGTCACCGGAGAGGGATCGAAGAGGCATTCTGACGAGGATGACGACAGTGATGCAGAGGTGTCCGCTGCTGTGGTGGAGGTTAAGAAGGTGAAGCAGAAGAAGCCAAAGAAGCCGAAAGTTACGGTGTCTGAGGCGGCGGCGAGGATCGACGCCGGTGATCTTGGCGCATTCCTTGTTGACATAACT GGATCATACGAGAAACAGGAAGATATACAGCTGATGCGATTCGCTGATTACTTTGGTCGGGCGTTTGCTTCAGTCAGCTCATCTCAGTTCCCTTGGTTGAAGACATTCCGGGAGTCCACTGTCGCCAAGATGGTTGAT ATCCCGCTTTCGCATGTTCCTGAAGATGTATATAAGATGTCAGTTGACTGGCTTAACCAACGATCTTTTGATGCGCTTGGGTCCTTTGTGCTATGGTCATTGGACAGCATTCTTGCTGACCTTGCAAGTCATCAAGGAACTGGAAAGAGTTCTAAGAAGGTTGTTCAACAAGCTTCATCAAAGTCTCAG GTAGCCATATTTGTGGTTTTGGCCATGGTTCTGAGACGTAAGCCTGATGTGTTGATCAGCTTATTGCCTATCATGAGAGAAAATCCAAAATATCAAGGACAAGATAAGCTTCCGGTCACTGCCTGGATAATTGCTCAG ACTGCCCAAGGAGATTTGGCGGTGGGGCTATACATGTGGGTGCGAGTTCTTTTGCCCATGCTGAGTGCGAAGTCAAGTTGTAATCCGCAGGCCAGAGACTTGATTTTACAGTTGGTGGAGAG AATATTATCCTTCCCAAAAGCACGCACTATTTTGATAAATGGTGCTGTCAAAAAGGGAGAGCGCCTTGTGCCACCGTCAGCTCTTGAGGTTTTGATGCGAGTCACTTTTCCAGCACCATCTCTTCGAATTAAG GCAACTGAAAGGTTTGAAGCTATATATCCAATATTGAAGGAGGTTGCCCTAGCTGGTTCCTCTGGGAGCAAGGCAATGAAACAAGTTGCACAGCACATATTGACCATTGCCATCAAAGCTGCTGGAGAAG GCATTCCTGACCTATCAAGGGAGGCAagtgatatttttatatgggCTTTGACTCAGAATCCTGAGTGTTACAAGCAATGG GATATGCTTTATCTGGATAATCTTGAAGCAAGTATTGTTGTCCTGAGAAAGCTGTCTGATGAATGGAAGGAGCACTCTGTTAAAGATCCTAAGGGTGACCGTTTGAGGGAAACTCTAAGTAGTTTCAAGCAGAAG AATGAGAAAGAGTTGAAGAAGGCAGAAGATGCAACCCGCATTGCGTTATTGAAGGATGCAGACAAGCGTCGCAAGCTGATATTGAGAAAATTGTCGCAAGGCCGTGGATGTATGAAACACATGGTTATTGTCTCTGCTGCTGTGGCTGTGGGTGCAGTTGTTGTGTCCCAAAACATGCAATCTTGGGACATGAAGAAAGTGTtggaaatatttaattga
- the LOC102619412 gene encoding uncharacterized protein LOC102619412 gives MGEQPKPELFELNNGSIRIKITNYGAIVTHLFVPDRHGNVADIVLGFDSIESYMKDNSPYFGCIVGRVANRIRDGKFALNGVHYTLPANNGPNSLHGGNKGFDKVLWEVVDHKDGDHPSITFKYQSRDGEEGYPGDVTATATYALTSSKTMRLDMEAVPKNKATPINLAQHTYWNLAGHNSGDVLDHSLQIWGSQITPVDQNSIPTGEFLPVKGTAFDFTSEKKIGNSITDVPGLGYDHNYVLDCGEEKIGLKHAAKVKDPSGSRVLDLWTDAPGMQFYTANYVNGVAGKEGAVYEKHSGLCLETQGFPNAINQSNFPSIVVQPGEKYKQTMLFEFSAE, from the exons ATGGGGGAGCAGCCAAAACCAGAACTGTTTGAACTTAACAATGGAAGTATACGTATCAAGATCACTAACTATGGCGCCATCGTTACTCATCTTTTCGTCCCCGACAGACACG GGAATGTGGCTGATATTGTTCTTGGTTTCGACTCCATCGAATCCTATATG AAAGACAATTCACCTTACTTTGGTTGCATTGTGGGGAGAGTTGCAAACAGAATTAGGGATGGGAAATTTGCACTCAATGGAGTGCATTACACTTTGCCTGCCAACAATGGACCAAACAGTCTACATG GTGGTAATAAGGGATTTGATAAAGTGTTATGGGAGGTTGTGGACCATAAAGATGGTGATCATCCATCAATTACCTTCAAGTATCAAAGTCGCGATGGAGAAGAAG GGTACCCTGGAGATGTTACTGCAACTGCTACTTATGCACTTACTTCGAGCAAAACAATGAGACTAGACATGGAAGCAGTGCCTAAGAATAAGGCTACACCAATTAACTTAGCACAACACACATACTGGAATTTAGCGGGGCACAACTCAGGGGACGTGCTTGATCATTCACTTCAGATATGGGGATCTCAGATTACCCCTGTAGATCAGAATTCTATTCCAACCGGTGAATTCTTGCCAGTTAAAGGCACTGCTTTTGACTTCActtcagaaaagaaaatcgGCAACTCTATCACTGATGTCCCTGGCTTAGGATATGACCACAACTATGTGCTTGACTGTGGGGAGGAGAAAATAGGCTTGAAACACGCAGCTAAGGTTAAGGACCCATCTGGTTCCAGGGTTTTGGACTTATGGACAGATGCACCCGGCATGCAGTTTTACACAGCGAATTATGTGAACGGTGTCGCTGGGAAAGAAGGGGCTGTTTATGAAAAGCATTCGGGGTTATGCTTGGAGACACAGGGGTTTCCGAACGCCATTAACCAATCAAATTTTCCTTCGATTGTTGTTCAACCAGGCGAAAAGTATAAACAGACCATGTTGTTTGAGTTCTCAGCtgagtaa
- the LOC102618255 gene encoding gibberellin-regulated protein 5 encodes MATSRSSILFLVSILLLITLSNVAEAYGRGKLRSSECNPKCSYRCSATSHKKPCMFFCLKCCSKCLCVPPGTYGNKQVCPCYNNWKTKEGGPKCP; translated from the exons ATGGCCACCTCTCGCAGCTCCATTCTGTTCTTGGTGTCAATTCTTCTTTTGATCACACTCTCCAATGTGGCTGAG GCTTATGGTCGTGGCAAGCTCCGGTCATCAG AATGCAATCCAAAGTGTTCTTATCGGTGTTCGGCGACGTCGCACAAGAAGCCATGCATGTTCTTTTGCTTAAAGTGCTGCTCAAAATGCCTGTGCGTGCCTCCTGGAACTTACGGAAACAAGCAAGTTTGCCCTTGTTACAATAACTGGAAGACCAAGGAGGGAGGACCCAAATGCCCTTga
- the LOC102619124 gene encoding myosin-binding protein 3, protein MAANKFATMLHKSTNKITAILVYAVLEWILIIFLLLNSLFTYLITKYANYFGLKPPCLWCSRVDHILEPGKNTKSYRDLVCHTHATEISKLSYCSSHQRLAETENMCMECLASREQQNEESIGMTRRIAFISWVSSHKPEKGDQDFRCYCCNESLNSEAYPPYLLFKSSWGALDYSKEGRLIIEARDDDDNGGESKEQRLSSHNGKDAAEEFQVISDIDSFGLTEVAEENCSRSVSNLQYEEKEAYEGEDTGKNSVRSSCDDTIIPCCSEEDDSLEIINLASERNVDFGFTRVIPLGLIDSLTIENKGSCNLEEELLKTQDHGNETFHPAIHIETQVNVLRQAQLNGIDEGTTEKTGYEKLERLVKIGVDEIENSPVLMAEEFKQVLNNQVDKILSVDEVGAETMNEQNRPTEETNGSNLRVDQTKSKTLESPEAADDADGQIQAGEPISSLPCLQEDQSSEDNNDAEVVNTSESNMVQNDHDKKQEETGLTGEKLNLVGENQEGILSTHSEPNEVEEEKFPDTPTSLDSFNYLHKKLLLFEKRELGTEESLDGSVVSEMECGDPILTIEKMKSALRAERKAFSALYSELEEERSASAVAANQTMAMITRLQEEKAAMQMEALQYQRMMEEQAEYDQEALQLLNELMVKREKEKQELEKELEIYRMKVLDCEKKEKIMVMMRSINGSIRSGNSSASCSNSEDIDDQSIDLNREPRDDEDSSFCGHHESSSDNSPADGVLNLEEMALDCVKHVTTLDESLTEFEEERLSILDQLKALEEKLITIGDDQFIEDLKALEQSSKVSFDENHDSSNQVGNVISNGSAKDRPNLERMSMASMAKSLLPLLDAADNEREQGLIYEQEVEFDSVEANNSSVSMLDPDGKRLAIEEEVDHVYQRLQALEADREFLKHCMSSIKKGDKGMDLLQEILQHLRDLRDVELRVRNMNDDNLE, encoded by the exons ATGGCTGCAAACAAGTTTGCAACTATGTTGCACAAAAGCACCAACAAAATCACTGCAATTCTAGTGTACGCAGTTCTTGAATGGATTttgatcattttccttttactcAACTCTTTGTTCACTTACTTGATCACAAAATATGCCAACTACTTTGGCCTTAAACCACCCTGCTTATGGTGTTCTAGAGTTGATCATATCTTGGAGCCTGGAAAGAACACAAAATCTTACAGAGATCTTGTATGTCACACACATGCAACTGAGATTTCAAAGCTGAGTTATTGTTCGAGTCATCAAAGATTGGCTGAAACAGAAAATATGTGCATGGAATGCTTGGCTTCTCGGGAGCAGCAGAACGAGGAATCTATTGGTATGACAAGAAGGATAGCTTTCATTTCATGGGTGAGTTCACACAAACCTGAAAAGGGTGATCAAGATTTCAGATGTTATTGCTGTAATGAGAGCTTGAACAGCGAAGCTTATCCTCCTTACTTGCTTTTCAAGTCATCTTGGGGTGCTTTGGACTACAGCAAGGAAGGTAGGTTGATTATAGAAGCAAGAGATGACGACGACAATGGAGGTGAGTCCAAAGAGCAAAGACTATCAAGTCATAATGGAAAAGATGCTGCAGAAGAGTTTCAGGTAATTTCGGATATTGATAGCTTTGGCCTCACGGAAGTTGCAGAGGAAAACTGTTCAAGGTCTGTATCAAACTTGcaatatgaagaaaaagaagcttATGAAGGTGAGGACACAGGTAAAAACTCCGTTCGTAGTTCTTGTGATGATACAATAATTCCATGCTGTTCTGAAGAGGATGATTCACTTGAAATTATCAACCTGGCTTCAGAAAGAAATGTTGATTTTGGTTTTACTCGCGTAATTCCCCTTGGATTGATTGATTCATTAACCATTGAGAATAAAGGATCTTGCAATCTAGAAGAGGAACTGCTGAAAACACAAGATCATGGAAATGAAACTTTTCATCCCGCAATACACATTGAAACACAAGTCAATGTCTTACGGCAGGCACAATTAAATGGAATCGATGAGGGTACAACAGAGAAGACAGGGTACGAGAAACTTGAAAGACTGGTGAAGATTGGAGTGGATGAAATTGAGAATTCTCCAGTTCTAATGGCTGAAGAGTTCAAACAAGTTCTTAATAATCAAgtagataaaattttatccgTTGATGAAGTTGGAGCAGAAACAATGAATGAACAAAATAGGCCTACAG aagaaacaaatggatcTAACTTACGCGTGGATCAAACCAAATCCAAGACTTTGGAAAGCCCGGAAGCAGCTGATGATGCAGATGGACAGATTCAAGCTGGGGAACCAATTTCTTCATTGCCATGCCTACAAGAAGATCAGTCTTCTGAGGACAACAATGATGCTGAAGTTGTTAACACCTCTGAGTCAAATATGGTTCAGAATGATCATG ATAAAAAGCAGGAAGAAACAGGTCTCACAGGGGAAAAACTGAATTTGGTTGGTGAGAATCAAGAAGGGATCCTATCCACACATTCGGAACCGAATGAAGTAGAGGAGGAAAAATTTCCTGACACCCCAACTTCTCTCGACAGTTTCAACTACTTGCACAAGAAACTACTATTATTCGAGAAAAGAGAATTGGGAACAGAGGAGTCTTTAGATGGAAGTGTAGTAAGTGAGATGGAATGTGGTGATCCTATCTTAACCATTGAGAAGATGAAATCAGCTTTAAGAGCTGAAAGAAAAGCCTTTAGTGCTTTATATTCAGAACTGGAGGAAGAAAGGAGTGCTTCAGCAGTTGCCGCTAATCAGACAATGGCTATGATAACTAGGCTTCAAGAGGAGAAGGCAGCAATGCAAATGGAAGCTTTGCAGTACCAGAGGATGATGGAAGAACAGGCTGAATATGATCAGGAAGCCTTGCAACTTCTGAATGAGCTCATGGTCAAGAGGGAGAAGGAGAAGCAGGAACTTGAGAAAGAATTGGAGATATATCGCATGAAGGTTTTGGATTGtgagaaaaaagagaagataATGGTGATGATGAGAAGCATTAATGGAAGCATAAGAAGTGGAAATTCTTCTGCTTCTTGCAGCAATTCAGAGGATATTGATGACCAATCTATTGATCTTAATCGTGAACCAAGGGATGATGAAGATAGTAGCTTCTGTGGCCACCATGAAAGTAGTAGTGACAACTCTCCAGCTGATGGCGTTCTAAATCTGGAGGAAATGGCCCTAGATTGTGTTAAGCATGTGACAACTCTTGATGAATCATTGACAGAATTTGAGGAAGAGAGGCTTTCCATTCTAGATCAGCTAAAGGCGTTGGAGGAGAAGCTAATCACAATAGGTGATGATCAATTCATTGAGGATTTAAAAGCATTAGAGCAGTCCTCAAAGGTTAGTTTCGATGAGAATCATGATTCTAGCAATCAAGTAGGAAATGTTATCTCAAATGGTTCTGCAAAGGATAGGCCTAATCTTGAGAGAATGTCTATGGCTTCCATGGCAAAGAGTCTCCTTCCACTTTTGGATGCAGCCGATAATGAAAGAGAACAAGGTTTGATATATGAACAAGAAGTGGAATTTGATTCTGTTGAAGCGAACAACTCTTCAGTTTCCATGCTTGATCCTGATGGCAAAAGACTAGCCATTGAAGAGGAGGTTGATCATGTTTACCAGAGACTACAAGCTCTTGAAGCAGATAGGGAGTTCCTGAAGCATTGTATGAGCTCCATAAAGAAAGGAGACAAAGGGATGGATCTTCTCCAAGAGATTTTGCAACATCTTCGTGATCTAAGAGATGTTGAACTCCGCGTAAGGAACATGAACGATGATAATCTGGAGTGA